The Pecten maximus chromosome 14, xPecMax1.1, whole genome shotgun sequence genome includes a region encoding these proteins:
- the LOC117342993 gene encoding uncharacterized protein LOC117342993, with product MGISIYATFVLESYPSGCVQWSPTTRMSSPPNKFAFQHVISGRYICPITSPSGKDGRSQVVLGTREDLDAETHFTWERCSDDCGYYRHCQSNQVMHVNYGSVPAVVILQADRTTAGTFQTPEETRVFCCQEQGRYLSLLERPNGSVIVLSDGNGGRNRFTRVNIS from the exons ATGGGTATTTCTATATACGCAACATTTGTTTTGGAGAGTTATCCATCTGGCTGTGTCCAGTG GTCACCGACAACCAGAATGAGCTCTCCACCCAACAAATTCGCATTTCAACATGTGATCAGCGGGAGGTATATTTGCCCCATTACATCGCCATCGGGGAAAGACGGAAGATCTCAAGTAGTTTTGGGGACACGAGAGGATCTCGACGCCGAGACACATTTTACGTGGGAAAGATGTAGTGATGATTGTGGGTACTATCGACACTGTCAGAGTAATCAAGTCATGCATGTTAACTATGGAAGTGTCCCGGCTGTTGTCATTCTTCAGGCCGATCGGACTACAGCTGGAACATTTCAAACTCCTGAAGAAACAAGAGTGTTCTGCTGTCAAGAGCAGGGAAGATATCTGTCCTTACTGGAGCGTCCGAACGGATCAGTGATCGTTCTCAGTGACGGAAATGGTGGCCGTAATAGATTTACACGTGTCAATATTAGCTAG